The Rosa rugosa chromosome 3, drRosRugo1.1, whole genome shotgun sequence sequence TACTAAGGATGATAAGGATGGTGTTGGTTCCAACCCTAAGGGAGAAGGACTAGTACTTTCTTAAGTTATCTAGACTTTTAGACATTCTGAACTCAAGCCTTTTGAAgtaggggtaatttctataAGTTTTTCTAAGAAGTTTATAattgatatttgtaccacaattgcgtgattgacaGATTAGACTAAATGAATATACAAAAAATGGTTAAGCCAAGCTGATCATTTAATGTCTAGCGTAGTATCACAATGACGTGTTTTATGCTCACTACCATGGCAAATTGGGAATGATGGCATACTACTCACTGTTCTGAGTGGGGTGCCCTATTAACTCGAGCAGGTTTGGGGCATTAGATATTTAAATGCAGATTAATTGACTCCATTGatacataattacatatagatttTTCAATCAAGCTAAGACAGGTGGTTGGGTGCTCAATCATTATGGGTCCCTTTAAGTGCAGGCTAAAGGTGCATGCTAATAGTCCCTTAGTACAACGCACGTCCCTTTCATCTCTTTCAAGCTATCAAAAGAAGAGTAGAGTTGCAGAATCGATCTCCCATCATTCTCAGAATGAAGCAAACACAAATACCTCCCCAGTTCTATGGAGTAAGGTATTTTTATTAAAGTTTTAAGTGGACCCACGAAATAAGAATGTGGTAccagttcttttttctttttctgttttgtcAAGTCCTATTTAACGCTTTATTTGTTTTCACTGTTCTGAGTGGGGTGCCCTATTAACTCGAGCAGGTTTGGGGCATTAGATATTTAGATGCAGATTAATTGACTCCATTGatacataattacatatagatttTTCAATCAAGCTAAGACAGGTGGTTGGGTGCTCAATCATTATGGGTCCCTTTAAGTGCAGGCTAAAGGTGCATGCTAATAGTCCCTTAGTACAACGCACGTCCCTTTCATCTCTTTCAAGCTATCAAAAGAAGAGTAGAGTTGCAGAATCGATCTCCCATCATTCTCAGAATGAAGCAAACACAAATACCTCCCCAGTTCTATGGAGTAAGGTATTTTTATTAAAGTTTTAAGTGGACCCACGAAATAAGAATGTGGTAccagttcttttttctttttctgttttgtcAAGTCCTATTTAACGCTTTATTTGTTTTCAAGAATCAGAAGTACAGTCTGGCTATTGGTTGTTACAGAGCACTTCTGTTCTTCGATATTTTCTGGGAGGTTAGTATACATTCCATcgtttcatttttgtttcttcttctgatTGAATATTTAAACATATATGCTGGCGGAACCACATGGAAGGCTGTCTGGGCTGCAGCCTAGACAGAATTTTGGTCCAAAAACTCTCAAGTATATTTCCCTTCAATCCATACTagccccccaaaaaaaaaaaaaaaaattatatgcagCTACTCGACTAACTCGAGCCCTCGTGTCCTCGGGTCCTCGTCTCCTTGACGGCAGTGCGGCACCAGTTGGAGACGAGCTCGATGATCTGGTCATCTTTGATCGATGGACTCCCCGATGACTGCCTTGACCTTCTGCTAAACAAGCAGAAACTAGCGAGAAAGAAGATAAACGGCAAAGACAAAAACACCGAGCTACTTACTCTGGTTGATTCTGAGGATTAACTGCACCGTTAAGATCCATCTCCTATCAATCTGTCTATGAtttctccttctcttttccGATACCCGCTGTTTGTTTGTTCAAATATGACACTTTGCCCTCGTCTATATATAGGAAATATAAACCTCTAGTGGCTAAAATGAGAGTAAAACAAGTTTGCAGAGTATTATTTTGCAGAGTACTACTATTAACGTACGTGTCTAGCTTAGCTTAGGATGGTTCCAACTTTCAAGTCATGCTGTTGATGTCAAGTTTCCTTTACTCtgcacttttatttttttaagtacTCTGCAATAGTGTacttctaattagcctagacgACTTTTgtatcctggatccgccactgattAAATGATCTTGGCTTAACAATTTACAGGTTGACGATGGAAATGGTCATGTTCATGTACGTGGAAATTGGCTAATTTTCAAACTTATGATTGCCCTTGATTCTCATATTGCAGGTGTGAAGGGACGATGCAAATGTGCATGCCACGGGGGGAACAAGACGTCTTAATTTCTTCTTCTAGTTTCTAGCTTCTTGGTCTGTTGTATTTATTTACCCCTTGGGGCCCCTTCTATATCTTTTATTCCATGCAACAGAGACGTAGCCTTTAGCTTGATTGTTTCATCCTTATTCGAATCTCCCCGATCCTCTTtttataaacatatatatacgcTTAAAACTCTCCAAAATATATATGTACTGAATTGAGAAGCTCTGTGAGTCTACTATAGTCAATCGAGCATGGCAAGTACTACCGTCGACCCTACAGTAGTTGTTCTTGAAGTTCTTAACCAATTCTCTAACTACGAACGTTGGAGTTTGGCTGTCAAGAATTACTTGCTGGCTGAAGATCTCTGGGATGTTGTTGAAAACACCAACCAACCTCCTAAAGAAGATGAACCCGAATTCAAGACATGGAGGAGGAACAATGCCAGGGCCTTGCGTATAATCCAAAATTGTTGCGGGACGTAtaattctaatttcatcaataaAACCAGTTCGGCGAAAGATGCTTGGGACACTTTAGCAAAAATGTTCGAGCCAGTATTTTTCGACTTCAAAGGTATATCTCtctttaagaaaataaaaagttaaaaaaagatGACTTTTACTTGTTCCAACTTCCATGCATATACGATGGGATGAGAGTGACTGACCGCAGTTGAGAGGGTGGATATCATTTTAtgtttttcttcatgaaaatttGATTCTAACGTACCTCTCACTCCTTAATTACTCTTTTCCTCTTTTTGGACAAGAAAATGACTTATGTTGATTAGATCAAGCAGTAGTTGGGCATCTGTAAAGTTAGTAATTActctttcttattttctttaatcTGTTAATTTAAAAAGCAAATTGATGCACTTGCCAATATGCATGCTGCTAGTAAATAAAGGTTAAAGCTTCAAAGTTTTGAAAATTCCCCTTCAAAATATGAATAAGAAACATACATGTTCTTACATCTATAAACATTTCAAAAAACTGTCAATAGTTTTAGACTGAAATTTGCACTGCTTTCTTAGTTTTCTGTTagtttgttatatatataaagCTATGAGAATTTGGTAATAAAATCATCACTTATCAATGAAAAGAAGTATTAAATAACTCCAATGGGAGTGTGCAAtgtaaaatgaattttttttcctttataatTTAAGAAAATTATTAGATGTAAGAAACtactaaatgaaaaaaaaaaatgtttttgaatacatttctatgaggccacattttaattatttgcCTCATGTctccaaaatgtcaaaacagGCTCTGCCGAGCACATGAGTGATACACTAAAGTTGGTGCTAGCTAATGACATAAAACTAGATGAAATTGAAGGTACGCATTATGGCTTGATAACGATAGACTTTTTTGTCACACAGTCATGCACATTTAGATTTTGATTATGTGCTTTCGAATTTTAGAACTCTatcaatattcaaaattttattGGAAGAAAATGACTAATATCGATTAGATCAAGCACTAGTTGGTTATCTGTAAAGTTAGTAATTGCTCTTTCTTATTTTCTTCGAGTCTAATAGTTTAAATTATAAAGCAAATTGATGCACTTTCCAAGATGCATGCTAGCAAGAAAAGGTTAAAGTTTCAAAAATGAATAAGAAAAGATGCATGACATCTTTTCTTATTCATTTCAAAAAATTAGCAATAGTTTTAGAAGACTGAAATTTGCACTCATTTCTTAGTTTTGTATTAATTCGTTATATGTAAAGCTAGCTATGAGAATTTGTTAAAAAAATCATCGCTTATCAATGAAAAAGAGTATTAAAAAACTCCGATAGGAGGGTGCAATGTAAaatgaatttcactcccctggTTCGAATACGAATTGTAGTACAAAAAATTACGTTGGAATCAACATGACTATTGGCAACCATTATAATAAACGATTTACACAAAGAAccctatatatatttatttctttAGGGAACGGATCTTATGACGCAGCAATCGATGGCGATGCCAAGCACTTGAGTCATAAGCAGGAGTTGGGGCTAGGTAAGGACAATGAACTAGAAGAAACTGAAGGTACATATGACATGACCCGGCTGATAGGCTTATTTGTAATACATCTATGCATAGTTGGATTTTTCTTGTGTATTTCCTTATAATTCTTCTTTGCTGGCCGGTTTACGACATACTCAAAATTTAAATATTCTCAGATATTAATCACAATGACAACAATGACGATAACAAGTACAAAGAATTCTTCCATGATGTAGAGTGTGGTAACTGGCCTACTGCACTGGAATTTCTTGACCGAAATCCCGACGCTGTAAGAGCTAATATTCCAAATTTGGGGTGCACGGCTCTTCACACCGCAGTGAAGACCAAGCAAGTAGATACTGTAAAAAAATTGGTGCAGTTAATGAAAGAAGAGGACATGGAAATAAAAGACGACTTTGGTTGCATGGCTTTTCATTATGCTGTGGCAATGAATAACATCCAAATGACTAGATGCATTGTTGAAAAGACCGACAAAGTACTTGGCATTCCCTTTGCATTTCCCTTTGCTTCGTATGGTGGTTGGCTTCCAGTTCTCGTGGCTTATGGTTCTGAACTATGGGAAATGGCTAGCTTTCTTTATAAGCACACTCCACTCGAAGTTCTAAAAGGTCGAAATGGTGCAGAACTTATTTCCCAGGCTGTTGGTAGAATGGAAATTGGTGAGAGTTTatctacaaaaagaaaaagaatttggTTAGCGTTTTGACTCCGATTATTATATTAATGCCTATGTATAACTCTTTTTCTTCACTTGCAGATATTGCGTGGGATTTAATTCATCAATGCCCAAGCTTGGTTGTTGCCACAGACTTCTTCGGCCATTCTCCTTTAAATGCATTGGCTGGCAAGAGATCTGCATTCTTAAGTGGAAAACGGCTGAAATTCTGGGAACAATGGATTTATAACAGTTAGTACTATCCTAATATAACTAAAATAAAattagggtgcggctattgccaccaaaccattttctttattcactctgcttgctcattacaccctacattttaatttcaatgatTAAATATACTTATCTAACCAATTTCTCTTTCcaaaaatatccttatatgacatatccaattaaaaaagaattttttttaacgaaaaatctctcatttaatttatatcaatgaaagaactaaaatatattaaagtttcctaataaaaccATAATCTGATTTAAttccatttttttaattttcccatttagtttcaatgttcatctatttcaatccgtatcaaaagattagtaagttaacaactatgagcaatgaagaagagattgatttttttttttttttttttgtgttttatacTTTTACATCAGTGTTCACAAAGGGTATTACAAAGATTTTGATAAAGTTAACACTAATagtttgtgaattgaataacgaattaacgatgaagaatcaataaaaagaccaaaaaatagtaaaaaattcaaatttttgggtggagaagatgaagatcaatgttatccaatgaaaaatgaagtagtctttgtatttaattaattggttatatATTTAGTTGTCCTTACAAATtttgattttagaaaattagtgtacttattagtcattttgcacttgagtaatatagtctttcaataattcaaatgtttgtagggtaaACTAAAAATGGTAGAGTGGCAATAGCCAGCCGCACCCTAAAATTAAATACTCAATAATTAAAGCTATGATTTTTTGTTCCCTTCGTCtacgattaattgccttaattgtTTTCTTATAGCTATACACATACCACCTACACTCACCATGGAGAGTCAAAAAACTTCTGCCATCCACGGTATTCGGATAGATGATCAGAAACTAGAAAACATTGAAGACAATCAAAGAAACATCAAGCGCACAGGtatgttacaacttacaattcaATGTCATTTTTTTTACTTGCCCAAAAAATCTGGAACATTTGTCTTTAAGAAAACAATAAATTGGTCGATAGCTATTACAGTGAGCCCAAGTATTGAGGGTATGTGAAGGGTTCAATTCCCTTTACGGTCTTTAATACATTTTGTCCGGAGTTCGGTAATatttttgaaaatgattttCTAAAACTAGAAAACGAGATTGTATTCTCTAAATTTGAAACTGAATATTCAGTAATTTAGTgcgaaaaaatatttttcatattttctaaattaggagaagaaaaagtgaaaaCTGTTTTAGGGAAtggtgattctagttggacctccaaatttgatatttggacctccaacttttttcaattattaatagactttgtcaagttatatgaaaagacaaataaggacaaagagagaaaaatgaaaaaaaaaaataaataaatactcttcttacctcctccaatcaaatataacattcaattaaattgtttttttttcttcaaaatttccttatattgcctatgTAGGTTTacaatttacctaaaataattaagtaaaaataataatttctatacatggcccatcatttaatacaaaaataaattcaaaacaatctgatttggaattttttaaaattaaattaattgaatattatgatatagctattactcgatcttctaacccaaaaacccttgaaatccttcttttagcaaattcaaagagattccaacaacatatcaagatcgagaaccaactctctgattaatttttgtggaggagagacttgctcataagagagcaatataatatgattttgattcatttttcttctcgtggttgaagagAGATAAAAAATAGAGTAACAAATTGTtatatctcatgttcaagggcgttttggtaaaaataaggaggtctacttagcttttcaagtattctaaaaagtaaattagaggtgtactaagtatgtgaggtccaaatagcaaatttggaggtccaactagaaccaccctttagGAAATCAGAATTagggagagaatgagttgtgctttcattgataataggtacatttttatatagaggattacaaccaGAGAATATGAGTTTTACATAGAAactgaatcatacaatgaataagatatctctgagaatatctgtaagactaaccctattacaacttggacAAGTCACTATAGTTTGAGCAAGACACATAAATTAGATGTCCTTAaaccccttgtgttgcccaaacgtggtgctcctctctttgcttcatcaaaaacattgccaagtaacaaaaacccagtgagacagaaataacctcagtcgaaggagaaaaagagtacaacacaccattcacgtttcAAGACTATACatatagacatctccccctgatgtctgcatctctccctgatgactacggtcatgggagttcggataacttccgcaaacgacgatgctaccaacatatttctcgaaagtggatttaggcaatgacttagtgaacaagtctaccacattgtcctcagatcaaacctagttcactttaatcttgaggagagtctgttgttactgattatgcttggtgttgtcgcctttgatgtagtcttgcttcatttgttcaaagtaagcagcattatcctcataaatgctcgtagtctcatctgtggtagacttcaaaccacaattgctttgaacatgcgtaattatggatccaatccatatacattcacgaactacttcaTGAAGagaaataatctctgcatggttcaaaGATATAGCGACATGGCTTTCTgttatgtagacctccaagatatcacggtcttatCCGTAGTGAACACATAACTAGTttaggaatgacctttgtgtgggtcagagagatacccagaaTCAGTAAAACCTTCTAAAACActaatgtcgttttgggatggggatagagaacgcaggccagtgttggtggcattcctggtgtgtgatggg is a genomic window containing:
- the LOC133737279 gene encoding ankyrin repeat-containing protein ITN1-like; the protein is MASTTVDPTVVVLEVLNQFSNYERWSLAVKNYLLAEDLWDVVENTNQPPKEDEPEFKTWRRNNARALRIIQNCCGTYNSNFINKTSSAKDAWDTLAKMFEPVFFDFKGSAEHMSDTLKLVLANDIKLDEIEGNGSYDAAIDGDAKHLSHKQELGLGKDNELEETEDINHNDNNDDNKYKEFFHDVECGNWPTALEFLDRNPDAVRANIPNLGCTALHTAVKTKQVDTVKKLVQLMKEEDMEIKDDFGCMAFHYAVAMNNIQMTRCIVEKTDKVLGIPFAFPFASYGGWLPVLVAYGSELWEMASFLYKHTPLEVLKGRNGAELISQAVGRMEIDIAWDLIHQCPSLVVATDFFGHSPLNALAGKRSAFLSGKRLKFWEQWIYNTIHIPPTLTMESQKTSAIHGIRIDDQKLENIEDNQRNIKRTGRVSLRQLGKSLLKLLDSGMRYSFGQVATTLLKLLVSVGRLPPYEPFDRIQDAALQMQRELQWLQEVEDLAPQSHGDVMNITDNMTARELFKKNHTDLMKEAEKSMKGIATSSTVVGALIVTMMFAATFTVPDGNNEETDSPLLLHEMWFMVFIVSDAISLCLSTTSVIIFLGILTSRYAEVDFLESLPAKMIFGLVTLFLSITTMMVAFSSAIYILLEKKSGTGIPVILLGGIPVTTFVLMQFRLLKEMVISTYGAGIFQKEVKSWRKNLDGM